The Gordonia sp. KTR9 genome contains a region encoding:
- a CDS encoding PH-like domain-containing protein, producing the protein MTAISRRGVVPAILAVLVIASVIASVLGYGKIVFNAWFIGVVALLAIGVVSVFYLLATGNQKKTAAQADAIGALPVTPADPGAVLRGPDTGLYLGSTMAPSWQNRVTVGDLGDRASSVLTEFETGILIARQGASDIWIPRESITAVRTERGIAGKVMTADGVLAIRWVLPSGTEIDSGLRADDKTIYPGWVNAFAGTHDSGQGAQE; encoded by the coding sequence ATGACCGCGATCTCCAGGCGTGGGGTGGTGCCGGCGATCCTCGCGGTGCTGGTGATCGCCTCGGTGATCGCCTCGGTGCTCGGATACGGCAAAATCGTGTTCAACGCGTGGTTCATCGGCGTCGTCGCCTTGCTCGCCATCGGCGTGGTCTCGGTGTTCTACCTGCTGGCCACCGGGAATCAGAAGAAGACCGCGGCGCAGGCGGACGCGATCGGTGCACTCCCGGTGACACCCGCAGACCCGGGCGCCGTGCTCAGAGGTCCAGACACCGGCCTCTACCTCGGCAGCACCATGGCGCCGAGCTGGCAGAACCGGGTGACCGTCGGTGACCTCGGTGACCGCGCGTCGTCGGTGCTGACCGAATTCGAGACGGGCATCCTCATCGCACGTCAGGGCGCGAGCGACATCTGGATCCCGCGCGAGTCGATCACCGCGGTCCGGACGGAGCGCGGTATCGCCGGCAAGGTGATGACCGCCGACGGGGTCCTCGCCATCCGCTGGGTCCTGCCCAGCGGCACCGAGATCGACTCCGGGCTGCGCGCCGACGACAAAACGATCTACCCCGGCTGGGTGAACGCCTTCGCCGGGACGCATGACAGTGGACAAGGGGCACAGGAATGA
- the carA gene encoding glutamine-hydrolyzing carbamoyl-phosphate synthase small subunit: MNTAVLVLENGQVFTGRSYGAVGETLGEAVFCTAMTGYQETLTDPSYHRQIVVATAPQIGNTGWNTEDGESTGSAGSTGVDGDSGKIWVAGYAVRNPTRRVSNWRATTSLEEELDRQGIVGIGGIDTRTVVRILRDHGSMKAGIFSGPALADTDELVSRVRNQPDMKGARLADEVTTDSGYVVEPLDQHRFTVAAIDLGIKTNTPRMFAERGVRTHVLPATVALDAIADLKPDGVFLSNGPGDPATADDIVELTRGVLGRDIPLFGICFGNQILGRALGRSTYKMKFGHRGINIPVVDHATGKVSITSQNHGFALEGEAGEEFDSDFGRARVSHVCANDGTVEGVELLSGRAYSVQYHPEAAAGPHDAAYLFDKFVTLLEGDREQGASA, translated from the coding sequence ATGAACACAGCGGTCTTGGTGCTGGAGAACGGCCAGGTGTTCACCGGCCGGAGCTACGGCGCAGTCGGCGAGACCCTTGGCGAGGCGGTGTTCTGCACCGCGATGACCGGCTATCAGGAAACCCTGACCGATCCGAGCTACCACCGGCAGATCGTGGTGGCCACCGCGCCGCAGATCGGCAACACCGGCTGGAACACCGAGGACGGCGAGAGCACGGGCAGCGCCGGGAGCACCGGCGTCGACGGTGACTCGGGCAAGATCTGGGTGGCGGGATACGCCGTGCGCAACCCCACCCGACGCGTCTCCAACTGGCGCGCGACGACCTCCCTCGAGGAGGAACTGGACCGCCAGGGCATCGTCGGGATCGGCGGCATCGACACCCGCACCGTGGTGCGCATCCTCCGCGACCACGGGTCGATGAAGGCCGGGATCTTCTCCGGCCCGGCGCTCGCCGACACCGACGAACTCGTCTCCCGCGTGCGCAACCAGCCGGACATGAAGGGCGCCCGGCTGGCCGACGAGGTGACCACCGACAGCGGTTACGTCGTCGAACCCCTCGACCAGCACCGTTTCACGGTGGCCGCGATCGATCTGGGGATCAAGACCAACACACCGCGGATGTTCGCCGAACGCGGCGTCCGCACCCACGTGCTGCCGGCGACCGTCGCGCTCGACGCCATCGCCGACCTCAAGCCGGACGGGGTGTTCCTCTCCAACGGTCCCGGCGACCCGGCCACCGCCGACGACATCGTCGAACTCACCCGCGGGGTTCTCGGCCGGGACATCCCGCTGTTCGGCATCTGCTTCGGCAACCAGATCCTGGGCCGCGCACTCGGCCGCTCGACGTACAAGATGAAGTTCGGGCACCGGGGCATCAACATCCCGGTCGTCGACCACGCCACCGGCAAGGTGTCGATCACCTCGCAGAACCACGGTTTCGCGCTCGAGGGCGAGGCGGGGGAGGAGTTCGACTCCGACTTCGGCCGCGCGCGCGTCAGCCACGTCTGCGCCAACGACGGCACGGTGGAGGGCGTCGAGTTGCTCTCCGGCCGCGCCTACTCCGTGCAGTACCACCCGGAGGCGGCCGCCGGACCCCACGACGCCGCGTATCTGTTCGACAAGTTCGTCACCCTGCTCGAGGGCGACCGTGAGCAAGGAGCGAGTGCCTGA
- the carB gene encoding carbamoyl-phosphate synthase large subunit: MPRREDINHVLVIGSGPIVIGQACEFDYSGTQACRVLKAEGLRVSLVNSNPATIMTDPEFADATYIEPITAEYVEKVIEAERDAGHPIDAVLATLGGQTALNTAVALHDRGSLEKYGIELIGADFDAIQRGEDRQMFKDIVEKVGGESARSRVCHTMDEVRDTVAELGFPVVVRPSFTMGGLGSGMAYDDKDLDRIAGGGLAASPTANVLIEESILGWKEYELELMRDNRDNVVVVCSIENLDPVGVHTGDSVTVAPAMTLTDREYQIMRDLSIDILREVGVDTGGCNIQFAQDPRDGRLVVIEMNPRVSRSSALASKATGFPIAKIAAKLAIGYSLDEIVNDITKETPACFEPTLDYVVVKAPRFAFEKFPGADDTLTTTMKSVGEAMSLGRSFAEALGKVMRSLETKAGGFWAEPNRPDPATVDLPALLEDIKTPRDGRLYKLMLAFEAGATIEDLYEATAIDPWFLAEIGGIAALGAEIRDADTLDEALLREAKSTGFSDRQIAALRPDFADEAAVRARRIELGVRPVYKTVDTCAAEFEAKTPYHYSSYELDPGATSEIAPQTDRPKVLILGSGPNRIGQGIEFDYSCVHAALTLSDAGYETVMVNCNPETVSTDYDTADRLYFEPLTFEDVLEVYHAESQSGTVEGVIVQLGGQTPLGLAHRLEEAGVPIVGTSPAAIDLAEDRGEFGRVLTAAGLPAPAFGTATSFDEARDTAARIGYPVLVRPSYVLGGRGMEIVYDEKSLEDYISRATELTPDHPVLVDRFLEDAIEIDVDALCDGDEVYIGGVMEHIEEAGIHSGDSACALPPVTLGRADLEMVRTSTEALAKGIGVKGLLNVQYALKDDVLYVLEANPRASRTVPFVSKATAVPLAKACARVMLGASIADLREQGILPATGDGGEAPATAPISVKEAVLPFNRFRRHDGSGVDNLLSPEMKSTGEVMGIDADFGRAFAKSQTAAYGSLPTSGKIFVSVANKDKRALIFPVKHLADLGFEILATEGTADVLRRNGIKCETVRKHFEAAEGQRTIVDIIRAGEVTMVINTPYGNSGPRVDGYEIRSAAVSVNIPCITTVQGASAAVQGIEAAMTGDIGVRSLQNRHADLAGRS, from the coding sequence ATGCCGCGCCGCGAAGACATCAACCACGTCCTGGTCATCGGCTCCGGACCGATCGTCATCGGCCAGGCCTGCGAATTCGACTACTCCGGCACCCAGGCGTGTCGAGTGCTCAAGGCCGAGGGCCTGCGGGTCAGCCTGGTGAACTCCAACCCGGCCACGATCATGACCGATCCGGAGTTCGCCGACGCCACCTACATCGAGCCGATCACGGCCGAGTACGTGGAGAAGGTGATCGAGGCCGAGCGCGACGCGGGACATCCGATCGACGCCGTCCTCGCGACCCTCGGCGGTCAGACGGCGCTGAACACCGCGGTCGCCCTGCATGATCGCGGCTCGCTGGAGAAGTACGGCATCGAGCTGATCGGTGCCGACTTCGACGCCATCCAGCGCGGCGAGGACCGGCAGATGTTCAAGGACATCGTCGAGAAGGTCGGCGGCGAGAGCGCGCGGTCGCGCGTGTGCCACACGATGGACGAGGTCCGCGACACCGTCGCCGAACTCGGTTTCCCGGTCGTCGTGCGCCCGTCGTTCACCATGGGCGGACTCGGCTCGGGTATGGCCTACGACGACAAGGACCTCGACCGGATCGCCGGAGGCGGCCTCGCCGCCTCGCCCACCGCGAACGTCCTCATCGAGGAATCGATCCTCGGGTGGAAGGAATACGAACTCGAGCTCATGCGCGACAACCGCGACAACGTGGTCGTCGTCTGCTCGATCGAGAACCTGGACCCGGTCGGCGTCCACACCGGCGACTCGGTGACGGTCGCCCCGGCGATGACGCTCACCGACCGCGAGTACCAGATCATGCGGGACCTCTCGATCGACATCCTCCGCGAGGTCGGCGTCGACACCGGCGGCTGCAACATCCAGTTCGCGCAGGACCCGCGCGACGGTCGCCTCGTCGTCATCGAGATGAACCCGCGGGTGTCGCGGTCGTCGGCACTGGCGTCGAAGGCCACCGGCTTCCCGATCGCCAAGATCGCCGCGAAACTCGCGATCGGCTACAGCCTCGACGAGATCGTCAACGACATCACCAAGGAGACCCCGGCCTGCTTCGAGCCCACCCTCGACTACGTCGTGGTCAAGGCGCCCCGGTTCGCGTTCGAGAAGTTCCCGGGCGCCGACGACACCCTCACCACGACGATGAAGTCGGTCGGCGAGGCCATGAGCCTCGGCCGAAGCTTCGCCGAGGCCCTGGGCAAGGTCATGCGGTCACTGGAGACCAAGGCCGGTGGCTTCTGGGCCGAGCCCAACCGTCCCGACCCGGCGACCGTCGACCTGCCCGCGCTGCTCGAGGACATCAAGACGCCCCGGGACGGGCGGCTGTACAAGCTGATGCTCGCCTTCGAGGCCGGCGCGACGATCGAGGACCTCTACGAGGCCACCGCGATCGATCCGTGGTTCCTCGCCGAGATCGGCGGGATCGCCGCGCTCGGTGCGGAGATCCGCGACGCCGACACACTGGACGAGGCGTTGCTGCGCGAAGCCAAGTCCACCGGCTTCTCCGACCGTCAGATCGCCGCTCTGCGACCGGATTTCGCCGACGAGGCGGCCGTTCGCGCACGGCGGATCGAGCTGGGCGTGCGCCCCGTCTACAAGACCGTGGACACCTGCGCCGCCGAGTTCGAGGCGAAGACGCCGTACCACTACTCGAGCTACGAGCTCGATCCCGGGGCGACCAGCGAGATCGCCCCGCAGACCGACCGGCCCAAGGTGCTGATCCTCGGGTCGGGCCCCAACCGCATCGGGCAGGGCATCGAGTTCGACTACTCCTGTGTGCACGCCGCGCTCACGCTGTCGGACGCCGGATACGAGACCGTCATGGTCAACTGCAACCCGGAAACGGTGTCCACGGACTACGACACCGCCGATCGCCTCTACTTCGAGCCGCTGACCTTCGAGGACGTGCTCGAGGTCTACCACGCCGAATCGCAGTCGGGCACCGTCGAAGGTGTGATCGTGCAACTCGGCGGCCAGACCCCCCTCGGCCTCGCGCACCGTCTCGAGGAGGCCGGCGTGCCGATCGTCGGCACCAGCCCGGCCGCCATCGACCTCGCCGAGGACCGTGGTGAGTTCGGCAGGGTGCTGACCGCGGCCGGTCTGCCGGCTCCGGCATTCGGAACCGCGACGAGCTTCGACGAGGCCCGGGACACCGCCGCCCGGATCGGCTACCCGGTGCTCGTCCGGCCGTCGTATGTCCTCGGTGGTCGCGGCATGGAGATCGTCTACGACGAGAAGTCGCTGGAGGACTACATCTCTCGCGCGACCGAGCTGACCCCGGACCACCCGGTGCTGGTCGACCGGTTCCTCGAGGACGCGATCGAGATCGACGTCGACGCCCTGTGCGACGGTGACGAGGTCTACATCGGCGGCGTGATGGAGCACATCGAGGAGGCCGGTATCCACTCCGGTGACTCCGCGTGTGCGCTGCCGCCGGTGACCCTCGGACGAGCGGACCTCGAGATGGTGCGGACCTCGACCGAGGCCCTGGCCAAGGGGATCGGCGTGAAGGGACTCCTCAACGTCCAGTACGCGCTCAAGGACGACGTCCTGTACGTGCTCGAGGCCAACCCCCGCGCAAGCCGGACGGTCCCGTTCGTCTCCAAGGCGACCGCCGTGCCGCTGGCGAAGGCGTGCGCGCGCGTCATGCTCGGTGCGTCCATCGCCGACCTGCGGGAGCAGGGCATCCTGCCCGCCACCGGCGACGGCGGAGAGGCCCCGGCGACGGCACCGATCTCGGTGAAGGAGGCGGTCCTCCCGTTCAACCGGTTCCGGCGTCACGACGGCAGCGGGGTCGACAACCTGCTGAGCCCGGAGATGAAGTCGACCGGTGAGGTCATGGGCATCGACGCGGACTTCGGGCGCGCGTTCGCCAAGTCGCAGACCGCCGCCTACGGATCGCTGCCCACCAGCGGCAAGATCTTCGTGTCGGTGGCCAACAAGGACAAGCGGGCGCTGATCTTCCCGGTCAAACACCTCGCCGACCTTGGATTCGAGATCCTGGCCACCGAGGGCACCGCGGACGTGCTGCGCCGCAACGGGATCAAATGCGAGACGGTGCGCAAGCACTTCGAGGCCGCCGAGGGGCAACGCACCATCGTCGACATCATCCGCGCCGGCGAGGTGACCATGGTCATCAACACCCCGTACGGCAACTCGGGCCCGCGCGTCGACGGCTACGAGATCCGCAGCGCCGCGGTGTCGGTGAACATCCCGTGTATCACCACTGTGCAGGGTGCCTCGGCCGCCGTGCAGGGCATCGAGGCCGCGATGACCGGTGACATCGGCGTGCGTTCGCTGCAGAATCGCCACGCCGACCTGGCCGGGCGGTCGTGA
- the pyrF gene encoding orotidine-5'-phosphate decarboxylase yields MTDTSGIDDFDSGGPGFGGRYARAVAERGRLCAGIDPHAALLDEWGLSVDVDGLSAFADLCVEALAPVAAVVKPQVAFFEPFGAAGFAVLERVVAACREAGALVIADAKRGDIGSTMAAYAQAWLSESSPLCADSVTASPYLGYEALRPALDLARHGERGVFVLARTSNPEGADIQRARAGERTVAQSIVDAAAAENADGTATVGLVVGATREHGLGLADLRGPILAPGLGAQGATPADLPIVFDGADPAWLLPASSRGVLRAGPDPTALREAFVRTRDEVEAALG; encoded by the coding sequence GTGACGGACACGTCCGGTATCGACGACTTCGATTCGGGCGGCCCCGGTTTCGGGGGCCGCTACGCCCGCGCGGTCGCCGAACGCGGGCGTCTGTGCGCGGGGATCGATCCACACGCGGCGCTGCTCGACGAGTGGGGTCTGTCGGTGGACGTCGACGGGCTGTCGGCGTTCGCCGATCTCTGCGTCGAGGCGCTGGCCCCGGTGGCGGCCGTCGTCAAGCCCCAGGTGGCGTTCTTCGAGCCGTTCGGGGCGGCTGGTTTCGCCGTCCTCGAACGCGTCGTCGCCGCCTGCCGAGAGGCCGGGGCGCTCGTCATCGCCGACGCCAAACGCGGGGACATCGGATCGACGATGGCCGCGTACGCGCAGGCCTGGCTGTCCGAGTCGTCGCCGCTGTGTGCCGACTCGGTGACCGCCTCTCCCTATCTGGGGTACGAAGCCCTGCGCCCGGCCCTCGATCTCGCACGCCACGGGGAGCGGGGGGTCTTCGTGCTGGCGCGGACGTCGAACCCCGAGGGCGCCGACATCCAGCGGGCCCGGGCGGGCGAACGGACGGTCGCGCAGTCGATCGTCGACGCCGCCGCGGCCGAGAACGCCGACGGCACGGCCACGGTCGGTCTGGTCGTCGGGGCCACGCGTGAGCACGGTCTGGGTCTCGCGGACCTCCGGGGCCCGATCCTGGCCCCCGGCCTGGGCGCGCAGGGGGCCACTCCCGCGGACCTGCCGATCGTGTTCGACGGGGCCGACCCCGCATGGCTGCTGCCCGCCAGCTCCCGCGGTGTGCTCCGCGCCGGGCCGGACCCGACCGCGCTGCGGGAGGCGTTCGTCCGAACCCGCGACGAGGTCGAGGCCGCACTGGGCTGA
- the mihF gene encoding integration host factor, actinobacterial type: MALPQLTDEQRAAALEKAAAARRVRAELKERLKRGGTDLQQVLKDAENDEILGKMKVSALLEALPKVGKVKAQEIMTELEIAPTRRLRGLGDRQRKALLEKFSS, translated from the coding sequence GTGGCCCTTCCCCAGTTGACCGATGAGCAGCGCGCCGCTGCGTTGGAGAAGGCAGCTGCCGCTCGTCGTGTCCGCGCGGAGCTCAAGGAGCGCCTCAAGCGCGGTGGCACCGATCTCCAGCAGGTGCTCAAAGATGCCGAGAACGACGAGATCCTGGGCAAGATGAAGGTCTCGGCCCTGCTCGAGGCCCTGCCCAAGGTCGGCAAGGTCAAGGCACAGGAGATCATGACCGAGCTCGAGATCGCCCCGACCCGCCGCCTGCGCGGTCTCGGCGACCGTCAGCGCAAGGCTCTGCTCGAGAAGTTCAGCTCCTGA
- the gmk gene encoding guanylate kinase, whose amino-acid sequence MDRTVNNRPNHEGTGRTRGRLIVLVGPSAVGKSTVVAKVCAAVPDVYFSVSATTRDPRPGEVDGRDYHFVSAGEFDRMIAADELLEWAEIHGGLQRSGTPIAPVLAALEAGKPVLVEVDLVGARNVVARLPEAVTVFLAPPSWDELVSRLTGRATETPEAIERRLATARTEMAAQDEFDHVIVNSEVDRAADQLVSLLVGPEQPAASAT is encoded by the coding sequence GTGGACCGGACGGTGAACAACCGCCCGAACCACGAGGGAACCGGACGCACGAGGGGTCGACTGATCGTTTTGGTCGGCCCCTCGGCCGTCGGCAAGTCCACCGTGGTCGCAAAGGTCTGCGCCGCGGTGCCCGACGTCTACTTCAGCGTGTCGGCGACGACGCGCGACCCGCGGCCCGGCGAAGTCGACGGCCGCGACTACCACTTCGTCTCGGCCGGCGAGTTCGACCGGATGATCGCCGCCGACGAGCTCCTGGAGTGGGCCGAGATCCACGGCGGGCTGCAGCGCTCGGGCACCCCGATCGCCCCGGTCCTGGCCGCACTGGAAGCCGGTAAGCCGGTTCTGGTCGAGGTCGACCTGGTCGGCGCGCGCAATGTGGTGGCCCGACTCCCCGAGGCGGTCACCGTCTTCCTCGCACCACCCAGCTGGGACGAACTCGTGTCCCGCCTGACCGGCCGGGCCACCGAGACGCCCGAGGCGATCGAGCGCCGACTCGCCACCGCTCGGACCGAAATGGCCGCCCAGGACGAGTTCGATCACGTCATCGTGAACAGCGAAGTCGACCGGGCCGCCGATCAGTTGGTATCCTTGCTGGTCGGACCCGAACAGCCGGCCGCATCCGCGACCTGA
- the rpoZ gene encoding DNA-directed RNA polymerase subunit omega, translating to MSTPTNFDISEISDAPAYDTPLGITNPPIDDLLDRASSKYALVIYAAKRARQINDYYNQLGDGILEYVGPLVEPGLQEKPLSIAMREIHSDLLEHTEGE from the coding sequence GTGAGCACCCCGACCAATTTCGACATCTCCGAGATCAGCGACGCACCGGCGTACGACACGCCGCTGGGCATCACGAATCCGCCGATCGACGATCTGCTCGACCGCGCGTCGTCGAAGTACGCGCTCGTCATCTACGCGGCCAAGCGCGCGCGCCAGATCAACGACTACTACAACCAGCTCGGCGACGGGATCCTCGAGTACGTCGGCCCGCTGGTCGAGCCCGGCCTCCAGGAGAAGCCGCTGTCGATCGCGATGCGCGAGATCCACTCCGACCTTCTCGAGCACACCGAGGGCGAATAG
- the coaBC gene encoding bifunctional phosphopantothenoylcysteine decarboxylase/phosphopantothenate--cysteine ligase CoaBC: MSTAIGTRRRVLIGVGGGIAAYKVCSVIRHFTEAGHDVRVVPTPAALEFVGKATFEALSGNPVSTTVFDDVDEVAHVRLGQGADLVVIAPATADLMARAAQGRADDLLTASLLTVRCPVLFVPAMHTEMWEHPATQANVATLRAHGSVVMTPASGRLTGTDSGRGRLPDPQEIALLGELLLDRADALPYDLDGVRVLISAGGTREPLDPVRYLGNHSSGKQGFALARAAAQRGASVTVVAGSTSGAGDPAGVSIVRISTAEQLADEMTKRAADADVVIMAAAVADFRPVAVAESKIKKGDEGPAPIRLTTNPDILRGLVTARDDGRIPRDTVIVGFAAETGDESGGVLDHGRAKLARKGCDLLVVNAVGDGKAFGTEDNTGWLLAANGDETALPFGSKTLMSSRILDEVRQLVPDGRGARPTD, translated from the coding sequence ATGAGCACTGCGATCGGAACCCGACGCCGCGTCCTGATCGGCGTCGGCGGCGGGATCGCGGCCTACAAGGTCTGTTCGGTGATCCGGCACTTCACCGAGGCCGGCCACGACGTCCGCGTCGTGCCCACCCCGGCCGCGCTGGAGTTCGTCGGTAAGGCGACCTTCGAGGCGCTGAGCGGCAACCCCGTCTCCACGACCGTGTTCGACGATGTCGACGAGGTCGCCCACGTCCGTCTCGGGCAGGGCGCCGACCTCGTGGTCATCGCCCCCGCCACCGCCGACCTCATGGCCCGCGCCGCCCAAGGTCGCGCCGACGATCTGCTGACCGCGTCGCTGCTGACCGTGCGATGTCCGGTGCTGTTCGTCCCGGCGATGCACACCGAGATGTGGGAACACCCCGCGACGCAGGCCAATGTGGCGACGCTCCGGGCCCACGGCTCGGTGGTGATGACCCCCGCGTCGGGGCGCCTCACAGGTACCGATTCCGGTCGCGGCCGTCTTCCTGACCCGCAGGAGATCGCTCTTCTGGGTGAGCTGCTCCTCGACCGCGCCGACGCCCTGCCGTACGACCTCGACGGTGTCCGCGTGCTCATCAGTGCCGGCGGTACCCGGGAGCCGCTCGACCCGGTCCGCTATCTCGGCAATCACAGTTCGGGCAAGCAGGGTTTCGCGCTGGCCCGGGCCGCGGCACAGCGCGGGGCGAGTGTCACCGTGGTCGCGGGATCGACGTCCGGCGCGGGTGACCCGGCCGGTGTCTCCATCGTGCGGATCTCGACCGCCGAACAACTCGCCGACGAGATGACCAAGCGCGCGGCCGACGCCGACGTCGTGATCATGGCTGCCGCGGTCGCGGACTTCCGCCCGGTCGCCGTCGCCGAGTCCAAGATCAAGAAGGGCGACGAGGGCCCCGCGCCGATCCGGCTGACGACCAACCCCGACATCCTGCGCGGCCTCGTCACCGCCCGCGACGATGGCCGGATCCCGCGCGACACCGTGATCGTCGGCTTCGCCGCCGAGACCGGCGACGAGTCCGGCGGCGTCCTCGACCACGGTCGCGCGAAGCTCGCCCGCAAGGGCTGTGACCTGCTCGTCGTCAACGCCGTCGGCGATGGCAAGGCCTTCGGAACCGAGGACAACACCGGCTGGTTGCTCGCCGCCAACGGCGACGAGACCGCACTGCCCTTCGGGTCGAAAACACTCATGTCGAGTCGGATACTTGACGAAGTGCGCCAACTGGTGCCTGATGGTCGAGGAGCTCGACCGACCGATTAG
- the metK gene encoding methionine adenosyltransferase yields MTTSSRLFTSESVTEGHPDKICDAISDSILDAILTDDPKARVAVETLVTTGQVHVAGEVTTTAYADIPKIVRDKVLEIGYDSSTKGFDGASCGVNVAIGAQSPDIAGGVFNSHESRSGISEDEIDSQGAGDQGLMFGYATDETPELMPVPIALAHRLSRRLTEVRKNGTLPYLRPDGKTQVTIEYDGDTPVRLDTVVLSTQHAADIDLDNLLAPDIKKHVVDAVLAEIDLPSLDTTDYRLLVNPTGKFVLGGPMGDAGLTGRKIIVDTYGGMARHGGGAFSGKDPSKVDRSAAYAMRWVAKNAVAAGLASRIEVQVAYAIGKAAPVGLFVETFGTEKVDPAVIERVIAENFDLRPLAIIRDLDLLRPIYAPTAAYGHFGRTDVDLPWERTDRAEKLRAAAGL; encoded by the coding sequence ATGACCACCTCGTCACGCCTGTTCACGAGCGAATCCGTTACCGAGGGACACCCCGACAAGATCTGTGACGCGATCAGCGACTCGATTCTCGACGCCATCCTCACCGACGATCCGAAGGCGCGTGTCGCGGTCGAGACCCTCGTGACCACCGGACAGGTGCACGTCGCCGGCGAGGTCACCACCACCGCCTACGCCGACATCCCGAAGATCGTGCGCGACAAGGTCCTGGAGATCGGTTACGACTCGTCGACCAAGGGCTTCGACGGCGCATCGTGCGGCGTGAACGTCGCCATCGGCGCGCAGTCCCCGGACATCGCGGGCGGCGTCTTCAACTCGCACGAGAGCCGCAGCGGCATCTCCGAGGACGAGATCGACAGCCAGGGTGCCGGTGACCAGGGCCTGATGTTCGGCTACGCCACCGACGAGACCCCCGAGCTCATGCCGGTGCCGATCGCCCTGGCGCATCGCCTGTCGCGCCGCCTGACCGAGGTCCGCAAGAACGGCACCCTGCCGTACCTGCGCCCCGACGGCAAGACCCAGGTCACCATCGAATACGACGGTGACACCCCGGTCCGCCTCGACACCGTCGTGCTCTCCACCCAGCACGCCGCCGACATCGACCTCGACAACCTCCTGGCCCCGGACATCAAGAAGCACGTCGTCGACGCGGTGCTCGCCGAGATCGACCTGCCCAGCCTCGACACCACCGACTACCGCCTGCTGGTCAACCCGACGGGCAAGTTCGTCCTCGGCGGCCCGATGGGTGACGCGGGTCTGACCGGCCGCAAGATCATCGTCGACACCTACGGTGGCATGGCCCGTCACGGCGGCGGCGCGTTCTCCGGCAAGGATCCGTCGAAGGTCGACCGCAGCGCGGCCTATGCGATGCGCTGGGTCGCCAAGAACGCAGTGGCCGCAGGCCTGGCCAGCCGCATCGAGGTGCAGGTCGCCTACGCGATCGGCAAAGCCGCCCCGGTCGGCCTGTTCGTCGAGACCTTCGGCACGGAGAAGGTCGACCCCGCGGTCATCGAGCGCGTCATCGCGGAGAATTTCGACCTGCGTCCACTCGCGATCATCCGCGACCTGGACCTGCTGCGCCCGATCTACGCACCCACCGCGGCGTACGGCCACTTCGGCCGCACCGACGTCGACCTGCCGTGGGAGCGGACCGACCGCGCGGAGAAGCTGCGGGCCGCCGCGGGACTGTAG